TAAGCTAGCCGCCATTGGTCTAGTCAAACCAGACGTGCATTAAGTAGACTTTCGGATGAACTAGAATTTAAGTAGAAATTACCTAAAAGTCTCAACCGAAGATAAAATTACGATAAACAAGCAACGAACGTGAACATTTATGGTCGAAAATTGCTTTACGTATCTCCGCTTTGGTGAAACGAACACACATTAATTCTTGGATAGTTTAAGTAGATCACTTTCCCTCTCTGATCATAGTCGGATCCAACGGTTCGGAGTCAAATGAAATACCCACCCACTTTGAACATCTGTTTGTTACTGTAGGGGAAGAAAGTATTAATTTTTAGggataattacttatataccctTTAAAATTTctgcatataatatatattatttttttttatttcaaatatatttctcgtaaaattttttcgttattcaaaaatattttcattattagTACCTGTTAAGTTGTCTCGAattaaatccaaattaaatttttatcaaagttaaaaaaatcaaaatatctcttttgtccCTAAATTACAAATAAGAAATTGCTGATGTTAGACTATTAGAGGGATACATGTGAAAGagcaaaaaaatcaaaatactttttttgtttcttatttaagaataaataagaaaagttagcgagggtagaaaagtatatttaaaagagcgaaatagtaatttcacagaAATAACTACCGTCTAAAAATTCACTAACAAAATNCTaaaagagtaaataaaaaaatttaaaattttagagaaatatataaacaattgtttttatttttcaatattttttgcGGTAGCACTCATAACTATGCTATGAAAACTCCCACAATGTATCTTTCGCACCCAATTAGGACCGGTGAAGAGCGACTTGGTGCCAAACCAAAATTCAAAGCCAAAAATTTAAGTacgaattttgaattataaacaCCCTTAAAATACCTTATAGAGCTAGAgcttttttagagaaaaaaaaaaaaaaaaaaaaaaaaccttctatTTACATCGTTTTCTATAAGCGGCGGATGCTTTGTACAACTCACATCCTTATGTCTCATCCATAGATACACCCTAATGAATCTATCCTATGAAACCGTCTAGGTGGCCTCTCTGTGTTATCAAAATGGGTCCTCATAATTGTGCATCCAAAATAATAACATAGGTGGGCCCCACTCGCAAAGCATACaaagataattattataatattattttacataataattttatatgtttttttaatcaataataatatgGGCTCTATTAATACCATCAtttttactgaaaaaaaaatgatttaagtACGATTCTTATATTATGGGAGCTCAATTTTGTTTCTACATCTAATTTTATGGCTCAAGACAATTTCAATTTTATACTGATAATACCAACCATCCCTAGAGTatgtggcaaaaggtttggtggttggtacccaagacccaagttcgaatcctagttgattcacatttccagctaagtttatttctaattgaaataaacgaagcgggtagggtgctacatatctctctcaaaaaaattttataccgGTAATAAATTaggtataaataaattatgtaataCTAATACCAAAGTTAATCGCATTATAACATATCATATTTTAAGAGgtagataataaataataggGTAAGTtgcacatttggtcctcaaattatgagacccgtgatattttaattcttaaactttaatttgttatatttcTAGTTTGATGTTTAGAATTGTTGCAATTAAATTCCGCaacctaatttagttgactaaatattgatgtatcGTTGGTATAATAGTGATGTAACATTTTAATTATCACATTGATGCATCATTAATTATAACATTGCTATACCACTTTTACATCAgtgatatatcaatatttagttaactaaattaaattgtagGACTTGACTGTAACAATTCTAAAATAGGATTTgagtcagaaattataataaattaaagtttgaggaccaaagtgtcaccTATCTTATAGTTTGAAaaccaaacatgcaatttaccTTAAGCGGACCTTTGGTTCAGtgtaaaataaatcaataaattatttttactatgaaaaataatttcctGCTTGTTTGGTtcgatataaaatattatctcacaaaaatattttatggaTTTGGGAAAAACAattgaagttttcttttttcattgtTTTTGGATAAAAAACGAACCAAATTTATTAATAGAGGGACAAACACGAAGCTCAAgctatgtaaaatttttttatttatttttttcatcgaACCAAACaaacgaaattttttttcttttgagcaaacaaatattgataaaaaattgtttttttctacaaataatACActtcaaaatgtaaatttttttcactgaatatttttttacaaaaaataatttttcatgctTTTATATTTGGTTCCCTAAATAAAAAAGCTTTTTAAGTGTCAACCTACTAGGTCGGTGACGGAATCTTCTCTAGTGTGTTCGTAAAATAAGAGTATTTAAGACCCagcttattataaaaaaaagtaagcgtaaattgcacatttggccctcaaactatgaggaTAGTGACACTTTGGTGctcaaattctaatttattgGCTCGAATTTATAGAATTGTTACAATCAAGTCTTATAActcaatttaattaactaaatattgatatatcacTAATGTAAAAATAACATAGCAGCGTTATGATTACTGATGCACTATTTATTAAGATgtcacattatttttatattaacgaTGCATTAAAATTTAGACTGTTAAATTCGATTGTGGGACTTAATTGCAAGAATCCAAAAGTTCGaatgcaaattaaaatttgaggactaaaatatcATCTGATTCATAACCATAGTTTTATGAGAAGATTTTCTTAGTAGCATCTTCTAGTAGTATGTCCAAATGAATAGGGAGGATATAATGATTCCCAAATTGGGGCAAATAGTAGACTAATTGAATCAGTAAAGATAAACGACTAATTTTACTTCTCATATTTCATGCACTGCATATAATGGAGGGTGGGCTGATAGATTCATAGCGTAACAGCATAtagaaattaaaacttttacttCAATGTAAGGACAAAGccaaatattattaaaagttTAAGATCTCCAAAGtcgaatttaaaagtttgagaaCAAATTGCATTATCACTAAAAGTcgaatttaaaagttgaagAGCCAAAATGAAATTTGACTAGAAGTTTAGGGACTAGTATAGCAATTTGCCCTTGACAAAATGGGATGAAAAGAAATGGTTTAATTTTCTTCacttttaatttcatttatatcTTATGTAACGACCTAATCTATTAGTATTAAGGACTTACAGACTCCAAACCACAGACCCAAAATGCTAAAGCCCAAAATATTAGTTTGTCGAGTCTAAACCATCAACCTGAAAAGCTTAAGCAACCGCAATTGTATAACATTGTAGGATAGAAATATTAAAAGTACTTCTGTATTCCAGATGggattttatatttagacacTTAATCAGAAAATCTGATTCTTGACATTTGTATCCAAATCAGGATGTATTTACTAGCTTTTTTGAATAATTGGATGATGTTCTGATTAAAAGTATCCTAGATTCTAAAGTAGATTTGTAGTAAGAAGTATTCTCTCATCTACACATCAGAACAAATTTATATCCAGAGAACAAAGTGTTACAATTCACCAAATTGTCATTGGCATATTGCCATATGATTCAAATTTGTCAGGTTTTTTTGACAATTTCAATAGGAACCTACGCTTATCGATACAATTGCTAATTGAGTCCAGTGTAATTTCTACAAAAATATGAATTACTGTTTCAGATAAATGTATTCTCATGTTCTCCATTTACAATGATTTATACCATTACTTTGTAGGAATAAATGTCCTCTGCGGAGTCGGGATCCTTTCGACCCCTTATGCAGTAAAAGAAGGCGGTTGGCTCGGTCTCTCTATACTCTTTTTATTCGCGGTGCTTGCGTGGTACACAGGCATCCTCCTTCGCCAATGCCTCGACAGTCAGGAAGGCCTCGAGACATACCCAGACATCGGTCAGGCCGCATTTGGCACTGTCGGTCGAATCGCCATTTCAGTGAGTTTTCTCCTGCAGTAGCCTTTTTAACCTTCCCCTCCTCTTATTAATATTGATTGCTGTTAAGTTAATGGAGCTGACACACTTCAGTTTTCTGTTTCTTGCTGCAGATTATTCTTTACATCGAACTGTATGTAAGTACAGATATATGATCCCTTTAATATTAACCATTAAATTAATGTTCATTCATTCATACAGTTGTTGAAATTAAAATGTTTGTCTAATTCACTATGACAAATTTTTAGATCGaagtccttttctttttttccaattcaaaattttgtctTACTGAAGTCTTTCAAaatagtagcttttgttgaatgAATTGATTTCATAGTATCCCATCAAATTCTCTTCTGGCAAATGAAATGGAACTTTAAAAATGTAGTCTTCATTGAATCGATAAATATTTGAATGCTGAACTAGTTTCTATCCATTGTTTCTGCAGGCCTGTTGTGTTGAGTATATAATTCTAGAAAGCGACAATTTATCTTCTTTATTTCCAAATGCACACTTAGACATGGGTGGCCTGCATCTAAACTCTAAATTACTCTTTGCCATCCTGACCACTCTTGTGGTACTACCCACTACCTGGCTCCGCGATCTAAGCATTCTTAGTTACATCTCAGGTGAGCCACCATTTACTTGTCGTTAATCTTTTTGTCTTAATCGTGCTTAATATTCGCTCTAGGCCCGTTTAAATATTGTTCTTGTATTTGTACactgttttgtttatttgtttacaTTCAGATAACTATTGCTCTTCCTGCTCATTTCCATTTTGTTTTGGTCAGGTGTTAGTTGTCTCTACTTTCCTCTTATTTTCATATAAAGGCAGGTGTTATGAGTTGCCATTAATGTGATTGAAcacctttcttttttctttcatgtaaaaaggtgaaaaataacaaaactaaACAAcgtaccaaccgtccctagagcaagtgacaaaagactttgtggttagtacccgaggtcccaagttcgaatcctagttgattcacatttccagctaagtttttttctaaatgaaataaacgaagcggttagcatgctacctatcactcaaaaaaaaaaaacaaaaccaaaaacaaaactaAACAACACACCGCAAGACATGCAGCAAAACAAGGAGAGACACAAATAAGGGGGTGTTTGGATTAGCGTAAGTGTATAGTTCGGTTGGAATTATGTCCGGTAAGAGAAAAAATATCGATCTTGCCATTAACTAGGATAATATCGGGAAGAGTCACTGTTTAGTTGTATGCTAGATTTTGAGATTCCCTATGAAAGATGACTTTGGACTATTTCAAAGAAAACTTGTTTTCAAGAACTTAAGCCCGTGTCTGCCTGCCGGTTCTTCTTGGTATTCTCACGATGGATGGCAAGACTAATGTCTCtacttttaataaatttgatttacaGCAGAATTGCAACTTCATCAACCCAAGCGCCCCCTAAATGAAGTATATCGAGTAAAGAAGAGTTATGACATTGAGCATATTATTGTTCACTAGATTTTATCAGGTTTCACTTACATTGCTTGTTCCAGTATCTTTACTTTCAGCGAAAGCGCCATACGTAAGAGCTATGCTTATGTTTTTATGCTAGTACGTTAATGCGAGTAACCACTAACTATCTTGAAACCATATATATAACATGTTTTCTCATTCCCCTAaggaaaattttgaaagatgttAAAAGTTATGTAAGTGACATCTTATGTGTAGTTAATCTGCGTGCTTAATTTGCTTCCTCTCTTATATATAATCTCCTAACATCATCCTTGTTTCTGCATTGGCAGCGGGAGGAGTCATCGCATCTATATTGGTTATGATCAGCTTGTTCTGGGTTGGACTAGTCGATCATGTCGGTTTTCAGAACAAGGGTTCTACATTGAACCTCTCTGGCATTCCTATTGCCATTGGATTATACGGATACTGCTATTCGGGACACGCAGTTTTCCCAAACATATACTCCTCTCTGAAGAAACCCAACCAATATCCCTCAGTTCTCTTTTCTAGGTATTTGTCTAAATTATATTCACCACATTAAATCGATTTCGCATTAGTAGATTTAGCAATATAACTAACTCAAGCTTCATGGTATTTTTCACTTAGCTTTGCAATATGCACTGTGATGTTCGCCGGAGTTGCTGTGATGGGGTACACTATGTTCGGTGAATCGACACAATCTCAGTTCACTCTCAACATGCCCCACAACCTGGTGGCTTCGAAGATTGCCGTGTGGACTACGGTAATGTGTTTATCTATTACTATGTTGCTGCTTTTTATTCTGCTATCCAGAATTTTGAAGATTAGTTAGATGGCCCCAGAAAAATTAAGCAGCATTCTATCATTTCTGCACTGAAACTATATCATTTCTGCACTGAAACTAAGAACAGCAACATATGCACCAAGTAATTTATGAGCTCTACACATTTTTAAATCATTCGACTTGAAAATCTCATATTCTTCATATCGCCCTAGTATTAGTGATGATGGAAAGATGCAAAATAAGCAGTAGTAGTTAGAACATTAAACCACTAATAGATCGTGTAAAACATAGCCTTCTCATGTGTTGATTTGGGTATGAAAATCAGAATTCGTGTATCACATCTTGTCTAAGGGTATCAAGAAGTCCTTATCTCCGCATGTACGGTAGAGTATCAAGAACTTTGTATCTAGATGAACCAAGATTTTGATGCTTACATGGCAATGACCTTGTCTGTCCCAAGCACTTTATCGAACAGCACAATCCTATGCAAACCTGAAGAAATAAGTAACTTCGTGCATTTGTTGGATTACCAtatattacaaaagaaaataacaaaaatgtaGGATTACGACACTTTGGTAACTTTGTGCATTTGTTGCATTTTTACATTCTTTATTCGAATACAAAGTTACCTTCATACTAAGATATTCTTTTCGTGGTCAATGATGTTGCAGGTGGTGAACCCTATTACTAAATAtcctttctttaattaatttccttttctttctcaatTACTTCAATGATCTTCTATGTTCAATAATAAGCACGAatgcaaaaagaagaaaaagtttaCTTAGCGTACATTGAATTACAATGAAACATTTTCACGATATTGTTATTTTTCAGAACATTCTTAATAAACATTTGATGATCTTGAGATGAAAgttctttccttttccttaACTGGTAAATACATATGCATTAACCATAACTCCTATGGCGCTGAGTCTCGAGGAGTTGATACCATCGAGTCATCGGAAAACACATATGTATGCTATCATCATCAGAACAGCACTGGTGATCTCCACCTTGTGTGTGGCTCTTTCTGTTCCTTTCTTTGGTGAGTTTATTTTTCCCCTACCGCTCTCCGTTCttgtaattatatttttgagATCAATAGGAAGTATCGTCAAATTCCCAAACATAGAATACTGAAGATTTATTCTATTTAATCTTTCAAATAAGCAAGCCTTTGGATAATAAACCTTATatacttatttttcttcttacttGGATTCCATTTGCGATCAGGACTTGTGATGGCTTTAGTTGGATCTTTTCTTACCATGCTTGTAGTAAGTACCTTTCCTCACTGTTTTCTtcgatatttgatatttttatgcACTAGGACTAAAAATTTCTTTGTGGGCAGACTCTAATTCTACCATGTGCTTGCTTTTTGGGCATTCTCAAGAGTAAAGTTTCGTGGCTACAGGTTTGATGATGCTTCTTAACTATATCTTGATTTTAATGCAATGATGACTTTTTAAATATGACTTTTTGTGATTACTTTGCTAATTGAAATGGCGTAGTTATTAGTTTAAAGATTCTAGTTTTTGCATTAACTTCGGAAAGGTTCTTGAACAAATTCAAGTCACATGGAGTGGCATTTTCTACAGTTTAAGCTCTAGAGAGCATTAGAAGAGCACCATTGAAGTAAATTAGTTCATCCGCCTTCGGTTGCGATATCTTTACCATCTATAGGTTCATCGGCTTTAATATCGTATTTCCTGATATTCTTAGTGGTGTGATCTGATTTTCCTTTTGTGTCTAGCATATTCATTAGCGATTTTCATAATAATACATGTCATTTGAAtataggaaaaggaaaaaaaaaaaaaacaccaaatgTTGTGGCATTGTGAAGTGTCATTAACTTTAAAGGCATTTCCAAAGGGTGGTAATTATGTAATCATATTCTGAGGTTTAACAAAATGGACACTTAACTAGACATATATTAAAGATCATAAAACATAGATCATTTATCCTACTAGATGTTTTGCTTCGGAGTTTCACGTACTTATTCTACAAGCAAAAAATCGACCCAATCTAGGTCACCAAGTTAATGTAGTTCAAAGTATCTTCCCAGTAACTGTTTAACTGTgacatttttatctttaatgGATGATTTATACAAATATGATTTCAAGAATGGCTATTTAATGACATGTTTTTTCCAGTTTAGTTACCCTGTAGCACACGAAATTGAGTCGAACAAAGTACAAATATGTGTTTCAGTGTAGTTTTATCGATCGTCCATCTCATATTTTGTTCTATGTCTCATGAGAAAAGGAAAGTCAGTAATGCTTCTTGCGAAGATGAAGTAAATAAACTCGAATCACAAAACTAAAAGCTTCTCTCTAGCTAAAATTCAGAtgactttctttttctttttcctgcaGGCAATATTTTGTATCGTGATTATCGCCGTAGGAGTTGTATGTTCTGCCTTCGGCACGTACTCGGCTCTCTCGAAAATTATACAAAACTTGAGTTGATTCTTTGTATTATCCTACTATTAAGTTTCCTCGTAAATCAAGGTATTGTTGTTCTCTCTTTCTATGGTGTTGCGTGCTATTATTTTCTCTGTAATGGGAACTCAAAAGGCAAAACTATCTGTGTGCATCATCTGTTTTGGGTGAATATATCCAATCAATTTTTGACCATAGTTTGGTTGTTCTTGAGAAGCCAAATTGACAAACATTTTGTATTTAGttttcttctctggttttcCATTGGGAACCCTAAAATTCTGCAGCCTGGGAGAGTGTTTGCACTATATAACCATTGTGATAGAATTAGGGTTTTCATTGTGCAAAAAGAACAAGTTTAGGCTTGATCTAATATCCATCAAGCTGTGCTTATGAGTTAGAAACTGTcatcaaatatcaaataataaatatgatatttgcAAGGACGACAAAgtgttaaaaatatgaaacaaccaaTGTTCTCTAAAATCTCAAgctatttgaaaatatcagcaTGTTGAAAATgttgaaaatgtgaaacaaccgaTATTCTCCTTAAGCTTCAGCTACCAAATAATGacgtttttaatatttatattcaacttgAAGTGAACTAAAACACCATGGGGATAAATCTTaaaatatggatataaaaacttcaaaaaatttatatggtCAGACTCAGTTGAGCTGTAGCTCAAACTAACTCTGCGAGCTCAAACCAAGTTTTACCATTAAAAAAAACCTAACTAGAATTACAATAGCAGATGATATTTACTTAACAAAAATATCATCCTAATCCAGaagcatttatttatttcattggTTTTAGTTACTACAATAACTTTACCCAAATAAAAAGGTTCTGCAACAACAaactcatatatatagagaggttTGTTCATCCTTTGATGTAGATGAAATTTGAATTGCGAACTCTTTGAAAACTGTGAGGTTAAACAATCTGATTCATTTATATCCATAACAAGTACATTGTACACAAAAAACCATCAATTATATTTAGGGAATGGTAATAGATTTTGTCGATTTCACCGAATCTTTGGCATCTGTTGATAAAATCAAGATATTTTCAGCATGAAGATTCAAAAAGGTTACATATAACTGTAAAAAGAGATTAGAAGAACACTAGGAAGCCATTTATTCCACCAATAGTTGTGTATTATATAACAAGTAATTGTTTACCAAAATCAATGAGAGATGTACAAGAACTGAATGAATATACAGTCAATAGAGAAGTACATATTAGCTAATTACAGAAATATTAGTTTGTTATGAACATttatagttaaaaattaaaataaaataaaattcagagGGCGCACGGTGAAGAGTACCTAGACCTCTTAGATTAGCAAGTGGAGATAAGCCTCAAGCCCTTGGCTCGGAAGGCTTTCTTTTAGCTTGTCCAAAGCGCGGCTCTCCAGCTGCCTAACTCTTTCCTTCGATAGGCCATACATGCGACCAATCTCTGTGAGAGATTTCCGCTCACCGTCATGAATACCGAATCGGTATTGGATTATTTTCctctccctagggttgagaaTTCTGAGGAAGTTGCGCACATGCTCTCTCATCATCGCCTTCGATATGTTTAGATCAGGGATTTCAACCTCAGGATCTGCAGTGATCTCCTGTGAGCATCAATGATGTGAGAACTCTTTAGGCATCTAGCCAGGCGAAAAATACCGAATATGCATAAGATATACGGAAGCCTAAATAAAGCAAAGATCCTGAGTTTGTGAAGAGAGGCTGTTACACCATAATCATTGAAACTATGAATAATAGGAGGAAAACAGGTCATAGTCGAAACAAGGGCTATGAATACACAAGTAGATGGTGAGAGGATCTTTAGTTGTTTACTTGCGGTGAATGATAACTGAAAAAGGTACCTGCAAAGTGACGTCCTGATCTGTCCAGACACGTTTTCGAATGGGCACTGGGTTTCTAGCCCTTAATAGAAGGCTTTCCAGCTTCTGGGACGTGATTCCGACACATTTAGCTATCTCTTCATTTGCTGGCAGATATCCTCCTTGTATATACAGTTTCCTTGCAGCCTTTACCTTCCTCAGAAGTCCGAATACATTCTCCTGCAGAAAATGTCATATTCTAAGAAAATGCATAATAGCACAAATGAGAAGCTAACTTTTGAACAGGTGGCAGCAAAGAGATCGCCTAGAATAACATAGTGTTTCACATGCATTGAATAAAGAGAAGGTTCGTTCCCTTATAACATGTCCTCACTTCTTAATGGATTAGATATTAGCGTTCTTAACCCCAATTCCTTTTTTCGTTACAACCAGGAGTCAGTAAAGGCAAGATCCTTTACCCAGAAATTGCAagataattttagatttttgtcTCTTACAGGGTTGCAATATTGATAGCTCTCAAATCGAACACCTCCCTTCCCAGAAATCTCTATCCATTCTGAGCATTTCACCACAGATATATTAACTAGGAACACATAAAGCATTCAAAGGAAAGCCTTGAAAAATATGCAGAAGCGAAATAAAAACTAATCACTGTAGCAAGAAGACTTAAAACTTGCAAAATATTGGAAAGCATCAGGTTTCAGTTGATACGGAAGTAAGATCACCCATCTTATCACTTTAAACAAGTAATAAAGGAAATCATGCTCATACCGGCAACCGAATTGTTCTAGAATGTTGAAATATGGCCTTCCTAATAGATTGGCGTATCCACCAGTACGCATAGCTCGGAAATCTGCATCCTGCTTGGGGCTTAAATTTCTCCAAGCTCTTAATCAGGCCTCTGCTTCCCTCCTACAGTAGCAGATGCTCATTATGCTTCAAAATTGCATGACATGACGAAGTAAAATCAAGACATATTTTGAGAACAACAAAGTATGGAACtactaaaacaaaaaataaattatataaagataACAACAAAGTAAGCTGCGTAGGTTAAAGTTTCCAACTGCAAAAGCCATAACAAAAGAAATATAGCACCCAGCCAATTTTGAACacattatttttagaataatccACATTTACAAAGAGCCAAATTACATACTCTCAGTAACAAAATATTCGTAGTCTGACACCTATTGATTGATGTTTCACATTGCTTGTCATGGTGTGTAATGACTTTAGTTGTGAGCTTACAATTGATTCAGAATTGAATGGACGATGGTAACAAAATGGATGGTTTCATAGCAATACAACTTATAACATTACTCGCCATGAATTTCAGCTATATTTGTAAGACATTGGTCATCAAATGGAACGAAAAATAGTAGTGCAACAATTATTTCCCCAAACAAACTAATAGCATATAAGAGTGCCATTTTTGTATTACTTGACTAGTCTTAAGATTCTTAACTTAGGAAGTATATAACTGCAACAGTTTCAGCATACTTCAGAAGTGACAGTAGGACAACAAAAGAAGAATCTCTGTTGCTAAAATGTGCAATATCAAATGTATAGAAGAAGAAACAGATAAACAACCTGCAGAAGATCCTGAAGGCTGAGACCCTTTCCCTCATATTGTTTAGCTACATGTATCACAAGACGGAAGTTAGCATAGATTATCTTTTCTCTGCTGCGCCTTCCTGAACAAAGGCACGACTGCAGAACTTGACAACTCATGCCAACAGACCGAGCCCACTCAGCAAGCGTTGGTTCATGACCAAACTGAAGCTCAAGTCTCTGTTTAACTCCTTCCAATCTAATAACATCCTGTTTACGGGTCATATTATCAGACACCATTTAAAACAATACATTATTCCGGTCAAATCAGGGAGTAGAAACATGCCTGTATCTGAATAATCAAGTCCTTTTCCTCTTTTAATGTTAATAATTGCTTCGTCTCCGGCCCCCGCAAGAACAGCTTAAGAGGATCATTGGAATCAAGACGCTTATCAATCTTCTTGCTTATGTCAATGCTCTTCAAACTAGCAACTTCATAACCAATGCTGCTTGGACTTTTTGAGGCTTTTCGTTTCTTGGACCTCCTCTCCAATAATCGTTTTGATTTAACAATTTTTCCTTTCTTGATTGAAATCTCCTCACTAAATTCTTTGTCAGACACACTGGTTACATCGTATTATAATTGCACAAATGCGATTAGAAACAGCTAAAATTACTGTGTAAAAAGAAAGGGAAGATATTAGTAGTGAGAAACTAACCCAGAAAAATGTTGCTCATCCAGCACAGCAGATAAAATGTTGGATTTCTGTGCTAATAAGGTGGCTTTCCTCGTGGCCATCATGGCTTTCTTGGCAAGACTCAGAACAACAGCTGGTGATAAAGAATCTGGACTGTTCCCCAATTGTATAGATTCAGCCACTTTAGTGGAGTTGCTATGATGTACAGACAGCTCTTTAGACATGATTGAAGTAGTATTTTCCTTGTTTATTGTAGGTTGTGGCCTGATATGAAAAAAGTGAATGcagaaatccaaaaaaaattataaaacagcATTATATACAGTTAAAGGAATAGACATCTCtactgaagaaaaaaaaaaaagaatagtttgTGTACCAGAGT
This genomic window from Ananas comosus cultivar F153 linkage group 3, ASM154086v1, whole genome shotgun sequence contains:
- the LOC109707888 gene encoding vacuolar amino acid transporter 1-like, which gives rise to MENSASEKSIFIESDDDDHVADAEEGTATAEEGRAMGDGDESDGEDSSSSSSSSSSSSSPAESPRRSRPSSYTSHQWPQSYRQSIDMYSSVTPPSISFLGTPTLSRLSSSFLSSSFRGKHTPEQSLIKPLLPTTATADEEQQQQQEEEEERKSSQSLLIPRFPSRRTSLQSIPEDKARPKVSHELPLPPRQCTYTQAVINGINVLCGVGILSTPYAVKEGGWLGLSILFLFAVLAWYTGILLRQCLDSQEGLETYPDIGQAAFGTVGRIAISIILYIELYACCVEYIILESDNLSSLFPNAHLDMGGLHLNSKLLFAILTTLVVLPTTWLRDLSILSYISAGGVIASILVMISLFWVGLVDHVGFQNKGSTLNLSGIPIAIGLYGYCYSGHAVFPNIYSSLKKPNQYPSVLFSSFAICTVMFAGVAVMGYTMFGESTQSQFTLNMPHNLVASKIAVWTTVVNPITKYALTITPMALSLEELIPSSHRKTHMYAIIIRTALVISTLCVALSVPFFGLVMALVGSFLTMLVTLILPCACFLGILKSKVSWLQAIFCIVIIAVGVVCSAFGTYSALSKIIQNLS
- the LOC109708030 gene encoding RNA polymerase sigma factor sigF, chloroplastic isoform X1, giving the protein MEARTSILAPPNLPRAHLRNPSSTSVPMISEHASRIVTSMTTSSLVHRLPASLLSLEQHHDRKDYYLKEEKVSQATLDKQKVGDSKPLCEENEEYEFGQYLEYFQRQLISRPGLWPQPTINKENTTSIMSKELSVHHSNSTKVAESIQLGNSPDSLSPAVVLSLAKKAMMATRKATLLAQKSNILSAVLDEQHFSGVSDKEFSEEISIKKGKIVKSKRLLERRSKKRKASKSPSSIGYEVASLKSIDISKKIDKRLDSNDPLKLFLRGPETKQLLTLKEEKDLIIQIQDVIRLEGVKQRLELQFGHEPTLAEWARSVGMSCQVLQSCLCSGRRSREKIIYANFRLVIHVAKQYEGKGLSLQDLLQEGSRGLIKSLEKFKPQAGCRFPSYAYWWIRQSIRKAIFQHSRTIRLPENVFGLLRKVKAARKLYIQGGYLPANEEIAKCVGITSQKLESLLLRARNPVPIRKRVWTDQDVTLQEITADPEVEIPDLNISKAMMREHVRNFLRILNPRERKIIQYRFGIHDGERKSLTEIGRMYGLSKERVRQLESRALDKLKESLPSQGLEAYLHLLI